A stretch of Amycolatopsis balhimycina FH 1894 DNA encodes these proteins:
- a CDS encoding ArnT family glycosyltransferase: MTAVLPAPVSESRHRKESGAHAPPRWVRPAAFGLLAATAVLYFWNLTASGYGNSFYAAAVQSGTQSWKAWLFGSLDSGNVLTVDKPPAALWVGTAFARIFGFSSFTVLAPQALMGVASVGILYLTVKRTAGPVAGLMAGAMLAVTPVAALMFRFNNPDALLVLLMVAGAYFVVRATETASPRWLALAGVAIGFGFLTKMMQAFLVLPAFGLAYLLAAPTSLGKRLLHLGGAVVALVVSAGWFVALVDLWPTSSRPYIGGSEGDSLLELALGYNGLGRIFGGEGNGGGMGGGGMGGNTGFGGSTGLFRMFGASFGTEVSWLLPAALIGLVAGLWFTRRAPRTDRTRLALVLWGGWLVVTALVFSYMSGTVHPYYSVALAPAIAALVAISGRALWQGRAHVAPRAVLAGMVVATAVWSFILLDRTPEWFPALRWIVAVLGVLVGTVLVMGTSASRRLVAVVAAAVVLTIGASSAAYGVETASVAHSGSIPASGPTSSAMGGFGGFGDDTSSSEIGALLAKTTTEWAAATTGSQSAASLELASGKAVIGIGGWSGSDPAPTLDEFKAYVAAGEVKYFIEGGRGGGPGGGSSEITEWVTANFTATTVDGQTVYDLQS; this comes from the coding sequence ATGACCGCCGTCCTGCCCGCCCCGGTTTCCGAATCCCGGCACCGCAAGGAGTCCGGCGCGCACGCACCACCGCGCTGGGTCCGCCCGGCCGCGTTCGGACTGCTGGCCGCGACCGCCGTGCTGTACTTCTGGAACCTCACCGCGTCCGGCTACGGCAACTCGTTCTACGCCGCCGCCGTGCAGTCCGGGACGCAGAGCTGGAAGGCCTGGCTGTTCGGGTCGCTGGACTCGGGGAACGTGCTGACCGTCGACAAACCGCCCGCGGCGCTGTGGGTCGGCACGGCCTTCGCCCGGATCTTCGGGTTTTCCAGCTTCACCGTGCTGGCGCCGCAGGCGCTGATGGGCGTCGCGTCCGTCGGGATCCTGTACCTCACGGTGAAGCGGACGGCCGGCCCGGTCGCCGGGCTGATGGCCGGCGCCATGCTGGCGGTGACGCCGGTCGCGGCGCTGATGTTCCGGTTCAACAACCCGGACGCGCTGCTCGTGCTGCTCATGGTCGCGGGCGCCTACTTCGTCGTGCGCGCCACGGAAACGGCGAGCCCGCGCTGGCTGGCGCTGGCCGGGGTCGCGATCGGGTTCGGCTTCCTGACGAAGATGATGCAGGCGTTCCTCGTACTGCCCGCGTTCGGCCTGGCGTACCTGCTCGCGGCGCCGACGTCACTGGGCAAGCGGCTGCTGCACCTCGGTGGCGCGGTCGTGGCGCTGGTCGTCTCGGCGGGCTGGTTCGTCGCGCTGGTCGACCTGTGGCCGACGTCGTCGCGGCCGTACATCGGTGGGTCCGAAGGGGACAGCCTGCTCGAACTCGCGTTGGGCTACAACGGGTTGGGCCGCATCTTCGGTGGCGAAGGCAACGGCGGGGGCATGGGTGGCGGCGGCATGGGCGGCAACACCGGGTTCGGCGGGTCCACGGGCCTGTTCCGGATGTTCGGGGCCAGCTTCGGCACGGAGGTCTCGTGGCTGCTGCCCGCCGCGTTGATCGGCCTGGTCGCCGGGCTGTGGTTCACGCGCCGCGCGCCGCGCACGGACCGCACGCGGCTGGCGCTGGTGTTGTGGGGCGGCTGGCTGGTCGTGACGGCGCTGGTGTTCAGCTACATGAGCGGCACCGTGCACCCGTACTACTCGGTCGCGCTGGCGCCGGCGATCGCCGCGCTGGTGGCGATTTCGGGCCGCGCGCTCTGGCAGGGCCGGGCGCACGTCGCGCCGCGGGCGGTGCTGGCCGGGATGGTCGTGGCGACGGCGGTGTGGTCGTTCATCCTGCTCGACCGGACGCCGGAGTGGTTCCCCGCGCTGCGCTGGATCGTCGCGGTGCTCGGCGTACTGGTCGGGACGGTGCTGGTGATGGGCACGTCTGCTTCGCGTCGCCTGGTTGCCGTCGTGGCGGCGGCCGTGGTCCTGACGATCGGGGCATCGTCGGCGGCCTACGGCGTCGAGACGGCGTCGGTGGCGCACAGCGGGTCGATCCCGGCCTCGGGCCCGACGTCGAGCGCCATGGGCGGCTTCGGTGGTTTCGGGGATGACACGTCGTCGAGCGAGATCGGCGCGTTGCTGGCGAAGACGACGACCGAATGGGCCGCGGCGACGACGGGTTCGCAGAGCGCGGCATCACTGGAACTGGCGAGCGGCAAGGCGGTGATCGGCATCGGCGGCTGGAGCGGCTCCGACCCGGCACCGACGCTGGACGAGTTCAAGGCGTACGTCGCGGCGGGCGAAGTCAAGTACTTCATCGAAGGCGGCCGCGGCGGCGGTCCGGGCGGCGGATCGTCGGAGATCACGGAGTGGGTGACGGCGAACTTCACCGCCACCACCGTCGACGGCCAGACGGTCTACGACCTGCAGAGCTGA
- a CDS encoding bifunctional glycosyltransferase family 2/GtrA family protein, with amino-acid sequence MTATASASRPGTVPVDLAGPRPVLDVVIPVYNEETDLEPCIRRLHDHLAEHVSYPYRITIADNASTDATLRVAERLAREFPEVAVHHLDEKGRGRALNAVWRASDAAVLAYMDVDLSTDLAALGPLVAPLLSGHSDLAIGSRLARGARVVRGPKREFISRCYNLILRSTLAAKFSDAQCGFKAIRADVARELLPHVEDTGWFFDTELLVLAQRAGLRIHEVPVDWVDDPNSSVNIVKTATADLKGIARVTKATFTGEIPISRLREQLGRQPIGVEAPGVPPRLVTQLVRFAAIGVSSTLAYLVLFLLLRTAVGAQAANFTSLLVTAVGNTALNRRLTFGIRGRTGAGRHQFEGLIVFGLGLALTSGALALLNGSTTPGLVLEITVLVLANLAATVLRFLLLRGWVFNPRRQAITQKES; translated from the coding sequence ATGACAGCCACCGCCTCCGCATCGCGGCCCGGGACCGTCCCGGTCGATCTGGCCGGTCCGCGACCGGTTCTCGACGTCGTCATCCCGGTCTACAACGAAGAGACCGACCTCGAACCGTGCATCCGCCGGCTGCACGACCACCTGGCCGAGCACGTCTCCTACCCGTACCGGATCACCATCGCCGACAACGCGAGCACCGACGCGACGCTGCGGGTGGCCGAAAGACTCGCACGGGAGTTCCCCGAGGTGGCCGTCCACCACCTCGACGAGAAGGGCCGCGGCCGCGCGCTCAACGCCGTTTGGCGAGCCTCCGACGCCGCCGTTCTCGCCTACATGGACGTCGACCTCTCCACCGACCTCGCCGCGCTCGGGCCGCTCGTCGCGCCGCTGCTGTCCGGGCACTCCGATCTCGCCATCGGCAGCAGGCTGGCCCGGGGAGCGCGAGTGGTGCGGGGCCCGAAGCGCGAGTTCATTTCCCGCTGCTACAACCTGATCCTCCGCTCGACGCTCGCCGCGAAGTTCAGTGACGCGCAGTGCGGCTTCAAGGCCATCCGCGCCGACGTCGCGCGCGAGCTGCTGCCCCACGTCGAGGACACCGGCTGGTTCTTCGACACCGAACTGCTCGTCCTGGCGCAACGCGCCGGGCTGCGGATCCACGAAGTACCCGTCGACTGGGTGGACGACCCGAACTCGTCGGTCAACATCGTCAAGACGGCGACCGCGGACCTCAAGGGCATCGCCCGCGTCACCAAGGCGACGTTCACCGGGGAGATCCCGATCAGCAGGCTGCGCGAACAGCTCGGCAGGCAGCCGATCGGCGTCGAGGCGCCGGGCGTGCCGCCGCGGCTGGTGACGCAGCTGGTGCGGTTCGCCGCGATCGGCGTCAGCAGCACGCTCGCCTACCTCGTGCTGTTCCTGCTGCTGCGGACAGCAGTCGGCGCGCAAGCGGCGAACTTCACGTCGCTGCTGGTGACGGCGGTCGGGAACACCGCGCTGAACCGGCGGCTGACGTTCGGCATCCGCGGGCGCACCGGCGCCGGGCGGCACCAGTTCGAAGGGCTGATCGTCTTCGGCCTCGGCCTCGCGCTGACGAGCGGGGCGCTGGCCCTGCTCAACGGTTCCACCACCCCCGGCCTCGTCCTGGAGATCACCGTGCTGGTGCTGGCGAACCTCGCCGCCACGGTGCTCCGGTTCCTGCTCCTGCGCGGCTGGGTGTTCAACCCGCGCCGCCAGGCCATCACTCAGAAGGAGTCCTGA
- a CDS encoding helix-turn-helix domain-containing protein: MVTEAEDVGAELRRLRKAAGQTQADVARIVGVSRANLTQWETGRYLPSAENARLLDDHFRAANALVELAEAARSPAPAAGGVLTTGGSLLEVCRRAGHSLAGELIRDANGRAVGWRHNLQKRGKHTTLATAYGISAMVEVGEPYIDLRPVVEDLYAKRSEFGWQGRSGGRRPEVTAAVVDALFQAGTVLSAEEGLGYLEHSLDDYSRTRPFLLSAALRTSVRLRPDAPLTRRLTDDLLASRLDFDGVPLWGEKKEPGLVAPEPSTAHTARAVVALRELLRYGQGGEDVREAVEVGTRWLIERTHPDDGVSEDLALLQPDGLPEVRLTIRHFTSAWVVQALAEAPKVPLARLSRALNSLWERYEPGRGLWAWGSGDLPIWMTLDAVTALRSAALAFAAPPFLPPPVAE; the protein is encoded by the coding sequence GTGGTAACAGAGGCTGAAGACGTCGGCGCGGAGCTGCGCAGGCTGCGCAAAGCGGCCGGGCAGACCCAGGCCGACGTCGCCCGGATCGTCGGCGTGAGCCGTGCGAACCTGACCCAGTGGGAGACCGGGCGCTACCTGCCTTCGGCGGAGAACGCCCGGCTGCTCGACGACCACTTCCGGGCGGCGAACGCGCTGGTCGAGCTGGCCGAAGCGGCCCGGTCGCCCGCGCCGGCGGCCGGTGGGGTCCTGACCACCGGCGGCTCGCTCCTCGAAGTCTGCCGGCGGGCCGGCCACAGCCTCGCCGGTGAGCTGATCCGCGACGCGAACGGTCGCGCGGTCGGCTGGCGGCACAACCTCCAGAAGCGGGGCAAGCACACGACGCTGGCCACCGCCTACGGCATCTCGGCGATGGTCGAGGTAGGCGAGCCCTACATCGACCTACGTCCGGTCGTGGAGGACCTCTACGCCAAGCGTTCGGAGTTCGGCTGGCAGGGCCGGTCCGGAGGCCGCCGCCCCGAGGTCACGGCGGCAGTGGTGGACGCATTGTTCCAGGCCGGCACTGTCCTCTCGGCCGAGGAAGGACTGGGCTACCTCGAGCACTCGCTCGACGACTACAGCCGGACGCGGCCGTTCCTGCTCTCGGCCGCGCTGCGCACGTCGGTCCGGCTCCGGCCGGACGCCCCGCTGACCCGGCGCCTCACGGACGACCTCCTCGCGTCGCGGCTCGACTTCGACGGCGTCCCGCTCTGGGGCGAGAAGAAGGAGCCCGGGCTGGTGGCGCCTGAGCCGTCCACCGCGCACACCGCGCGCGCGGTGGTCGCGCTGCGCGAGCTGCTGCGCTACGGGCAGGGCGGCGAAGACGTCCGGGAAGCGGTCGAGGTGGGCACGCGGTGGCTCATCGAGCGGACCCACCCGGACGACGGCGTCTCCGAAGACCTCGCCCTGCTCCAGCCGGACGGCCTACCGGAGGTACGGCTCACGATCAGGCACTTCACGTCCGCCTGGGTGGTCCAGGCACTGGCCGAGGCGCCGAAGGTGCCGTTGGCCCGGTTGAGCCGCGCGCTCAACTCCTTGTGGGAACGCTACGAACCCGGGCGCGGCCTCTGGGCCTGGGGCAGCGGCGACCTTCCCATCTGGATGACTCTCGACGCCGTCACGGCTTTGCGCTCGGCTGCGCTGGCCTTCGCGGCGCCTCCCTTCCTTCCGCCTCCAGTCGCAGAATAG
- the dcd gene encoding dCTP deaminase, giving the protein MTPVQPEPQVKKRRIPLWRARRGVLTDRAIRRAHSGGELRIEPFDATLVRPAALSLRLGHEAFSLVTHGPVDIADRSTYPGLVRKEPDPRGRLVVEPGEVVLAPTLEKIGLSENLVGLVDGTSDYARLGISVVLCGQVSPGFGHGKLAVITLEIVNHLRHPVLLYPGTRICNLMLFASSGSELPYGEMPHNYSSDHAVVASRLADHVRHH; this is encoded by the coding sequence ATGACGCCCGTGCAGCCGGAACCCCAGGTCAAGAAGCGCCGGATCCCGCTGTGGCGCGCCCGCCGCGGTGTGCTGACCGACCGGGCCATCCGGCGCGCGCACAGTGGCGGCGAGCTGCGCATCGAGCCCTTCGACGCGACCCTCGTCCGCCCGGCCGCGCTCAGCCTGAGGCTCGGACACGAGGCGTTCAGCCTGGTCACCCACGGTCCGGTCGACATCGCCGATCGATCGACCTACCCCGGGCTGGTGCGCAAGGAACCGGATCCGCGCGGCAGGCTCGTCGTCGAACCCGGTGAAGTCGTGTTGGCCCCCACCCTGGAGAAGATCGGTCTCTCCGAGAATCTCGTCGGCCTCGTCGACGGCACCAGCGACTACGCGCGGCTGGGCATCAGCGTCGTCTTGTGCGGTCAGGTGAGCCCGGGTTTCGGCCATGGCAAGCTGGCGGTGATCACGCTGGAGATCGTCAACCACCTCCGGCATCCCGTGCTGTTGTATCCCGGGACCCGGATCTGCAACTTGATGCTGTTCGCTTCGAGCGGCAGCGAGCTGCCCTACGGCGAAATGCCGCACAACTACTCGAGCGACCACGCGGTCGTCGCGTCCCGATTGGCGGATCATGTCCGGCACCACTGA
- a CDS encoding thiamine-phosphate kinase: MSGTTELHLGDLGERGIQEHVLRPRYGDTEGFGDDSAFLAKVTTPSELVATTDSCPTPVVNLLAEPDLYHAGWLLATINLSDLAAAGAEPLGLVVNYTLPKATTVREFERLLDGVDDCCTEHGTKVVGGDLRDGAATQLTATAIGRCVPGSRLRRSGARAGDRLLLTGSPGYLWAAALLATGRATLPASERDDIWRRACRPMAQLKAGKVLAANGLARAAMDVSDGLFATVRTLGEANGLGAAVSGDFDLGEPLAQVCAQAGLRPFDLAQTWGDWGLVVAVRAEDVALATKMVREEGVAVQEIGTLTADGGLTAGTAPWRGIAQERFSASSWHGGDLSTLVPEVLSIPA; the protein is encoded by the coding sequence ATGTCCGGCACCACTGAGCTTCACCTCGGCGACCTGGGGGAGCGGGGCATCCAGGAACACGTCCTGCGGCCGAGATACGGCGACACGGAAGGCTTCGGCGACGACAGCGCGTTCCTGGCGAAAGTCACCACGCCGAGCGAGCTCGTCGCGACGACCGACAGCTGTCCGACCCCGGTGGTCAACCTCCTGGCCGAACCGGACCTGTACCACGCGGGCTGGCTGCTGGCGACGATCAACCTGTCCGACCTGGCCGCCGCCGGCGCCGAGCCGCTCGGCCTCGTCGTCAACTACACGCTGCCCAAGGCGACCACGGTCCGGGAGTTCGAGCGGCTGCTCGACGGCGTCGACGACTGCTGCACCGAGCACGGCACGAAGGTCGTCGGAGGCGACCTCCGTGACGGCGCCGCGACGCAGCTGACGGCGACCGCGATCGGCAGGTGCGTTCCGGGCAGCAGGCTGCGGCGGTCCGGGGCCCGCGCCGGGGACCGCCTGCTGCTGACCGGCTCCCCCGGTTACCTCTGGGCCGCGGCCCTGTTGGCGACGGGGCGGGCGACGCTCCCGGCGTCGGAGCGGGACGACATCTGGCGCCGCGCCTGCCGGCCGATGGCTCAGCTGAAGGCGGGAAAGGTGCTGGCGGCCAACGGTCTGGCGCGGGCGGCGATGGACGTCTCCGACGGCCTGTTCGCCACGGTCCGCACGCTGGGCGAGGCGAACGGCCTCGGCGCGGCGGTCAGCGGGGATTTCGACCTCGGCGAACCGCTGGCGCAGGTGTGCGCCCAGGCCGGCCTCCGGCCGTTCGACCTGGCCCAGACCTGGGGCGACTGGGGGCTCGTCGTCGCCGTCCGGGCCGAGGACGTGGCGCTGGCCACGAAGATGGTGCGCGAAGAAGGTGTTGCGGTGCAGGAAATCGGGACGCTCACGGCGGACGGCGGGCTCACCGCGGGAACCGCTCCTTGGCGCGGGATCGCGCAGGAGCGGTTCTCGGCGAGTTCGTGGCACGGCGGTGACTTGTCCACTTTGGTCCCCGAGGTGCTGAGCATTCCGGCTTAG
- a CDS encoding helix-turn-helix domain-containing protein, whose protein sequence is MSPAELRRPALARRLRALREEQWPEAGITQGQLAQALGGTKPLSVSLISSWENADRPVAPPVRRLNAYALLFATRRSVNGASVRVLALDELTDDERRRHDELLEELLWLRDGREHAAEPELDVWRFPENEDVTIVCALLPEDLRQHLSYADPESADFTTLYTYADPDALIELFGHIRSVNPKNHVSFHTTDQLTPDDYTTHLVLLGGVDWNTVTRDVIERVDLPVEQVARNDDAPTSEPGGFLVQRESGSVLFPPQLDSKGHLLEDVAHFYRGVNPFNQKRTVTVCNGMYGRGTLGAVRALTDARFRDRNHEYLRERFGEAESFSIISRVPVVAGQGTTPDWTLEENRLHEWPEAE, encoded by the coding sequence GTGTCCCCAGCCGAGTTGCGCCGGCCCGCGCTCGCTCGGCGTCTGCGCGCGCTGAGGGAGGAGCAGTGGCCCGAAGCGGGCATCACTCAGGGGCAGCTTGCCCAGGCGCTCGGCGGCACCAAACCCCTCAGCGTTTCGCTCATCTCCTCGTGGGAGAACGCGGACAGGCCCGTCGCCCCGCCGGTCCGGCGGCTGAACGCCTACGCGTTGCTGTTCGCCACGCGGCGGTCCGTGAACGGCGCGTCCGTGCGTGTCCTCGCACTCGATGAGCTGACGGACGACGAGCGACGGCGGCACGACGAACTGCTCGAGGAGCTGCTGTGGCTCCGCGACGGACGTGAGCACGCCGCCGAGCCTGAGCTGGACGTCTGGCGGTTCCCCGAGAACGAGGACGTCACGATCGTCTGCGCCCTGCTCCCGGAGGACCTGCGGCAGCATCTGTCCTATGCGGACCCGGAAAGTGCGGACTTCACCACTCTGTACACTTACGCCGATCCCGACGCCTTGATCGAGTTGTTCGGACACATCAGGTCTGTCAACCCCAAGAACCACGTCAGCTTCCACACGACGGACCAGCTGACCCCGGACGACTACACGACCCACCTCGTACTCCTCGGTGGCGTCGACTGGAACACCGTGACCCGCGACGTCATCGAGCGCGTCGACCTCCCGGTGGAACAAGTCGCCCGGAACGACGACGCGCCGACCAGCGAGCCCGGTGGGTTCCTGGTGCAGCGCGAGAGCGGGTCCGTGCTCTTCCCACCTCAGCTGGACAGTAAGGGTCACCTGTTGGAAGACGTGGCACATTTTTACCGGGGGGTGAATCCGTTCAACCAAAAGCGCACCGTGACCGTATGCAATGGTATGTACGGTCGTGGAACGCTTGGCGCGGTGCGCGCCTTGACGGATGCCCGGTTCCGTGATCGGAACCACGAGTACCTGCGGGAACGGTTCGGCGAGGCCGAGTCGTTCAGCATCATCAGCCGGGTCCCGGTGGTGGCCGGTCAGGGAACGACTCCCGATTGGACACTCGAGGAAAACCGATTGCACGAGTGGCCTGAGGCCGAGTGA
- a CDS encoding ArnT family glycosyltransferase yields the protein MTPAPPVRSTWHRPALAVLLLGTAVLYLWGLGASGWANAFYSAAAQAGSQSWKALFFGSSDAANAITVDKTPAALWVLGLSARLFGVNAWSVLVPQALMGVGSVWLLAAAVRRTSGPAAGLVAGLVLALTPVAALMFRFNNPDALLVLLLVAGAYCVVRALEKASPRWLALAGVAVGFGFLAKMLQAFLVLPAFALAYVVAAPVPLGKRLLHLLGALAATLVSAGWYLLVVALWPAASRPYIGGSQTNSLWELIFGYNGFGRITGDEVGSVGGGAGRGWGSTGLTRLFGSEMAGGIAWLLPAALLALGAGLWFTRRATCTDRSRAALLLWGGWLVVTALVFSYMGGIIHPYYTVALAPAVGALVGTAAVQLWRLRAQPAASGLLSGGVALTALTAYLVLSGSSWQPWLAPTVLVGGLMAAVALFFAAHLTRWAASLVAVFSLVVLLAGTSAYTLATAATTHSGAIPSAGPSSGFGGRFGGPGGPGGFGGGRGGGPGSLLSTTLPGTSLTALLQKDASHYRWTAATVLSNAAAGYQLAGGAPVMAVGGFNGTDPYPTLEQFQQYVASGQIHYFLGDGLAMQGNSGSDAAQQIAEWVASHFQSSTVDGVTVYDLTATV from the coding sequence GTGACCCCTGCACCGCCTGTCCGCTCTACGTGGCACCGCCCCGCCCTGGCCGTCCTTCTGCTCGGGACGGCCGTCCTCTACCTGTGGGGTCTTGGCGCGTCCGGCTGGGCCAACGCGTTCTACTCCGCGGCGGCCCAGGCGGGCTCGCAGAGCTGGAAGGCGCTGTTCTTCGGCTCGAGCGACGCGGCGAACGCGATCACGGTCGACAAGACCCCGGCGGCACTGTGGGTGCTGGGGCTATCGGCCCGGCTGTTCGGCGTCAACGCGTGGAGTGTCCTGGTACCGCAGGCGCTGATGGGTGTCGGCTCGGTCTGGCTGCTGGCCGCGGCCGTGCGCCGCACGTCCGGTCCGGCCGCGGGGCTGGTCGCCGGCCTGGTGCTGGCCCTGACGCCGGTGGCCGCGCTGATGTTCCGGTTCAACAACCCGGACGCGCTGCTGGTGCTGCTGCTGGTCGCCGGCGCGTACTGCGTCGTCCGTGCGTTGGAGAAGGCGAGCCCGCGCTGGCTCGCGCTGGCCGGCGTCGCGGTCGGCTTCGGGTTCCTGGCCAAGATGCTGCAGGCGTTCCTGGTGCTGCCGGCTTTCGCACTCGCTTACGTCGTCGCCGCGCCGGTGCCGCTGGGCAAGCGGCTGCTGCACCTGCTGGGCGCGTTGGCCGCGACGCTGGTCTCGGCGGGCTGGTACCTGCTGGTCGTCGCACTGTGGCCGGCGGCTTCACGACCCTACATCGGCGGGTCCCAGACGAACTCCCTGTGGGAATTGATCTTCGGCTACAACGGCTTCGGCCGGATCACGGGCGACGAGGTCGGCAGCGTGGGCGGCGGCGCCGGCCGCGGCTGGGGCTCGACCGGGCTGACCCGGCTCTTCGGCAGCGAGATGGCGGGCGGGATCGCCTGGCTGCTGCCCGCGGCCCTGCTCGCGCTGGGAGCGGGCCTGTGGTTCACCCGCAGGGCCACCTGCACCGACCGTTCCCGCGCGGCGCTCCTGCTGTGGGGCGGCTGGCTGGTGGTGACGGCGCTGGTGTTCAGCTACATGGGCGGCATCATCCACCCGTATTACACCGTGGCTTTGGCACCGGCGGTGGGCGCGCTGGTCGGAACGGCGGCGGTCCAGCTGTGGCGCCTGCGAGCACAACCCGCGGCGTCCGGCCTGCTCAGCGGCGGAGTCGCGCTGACGGCGTTGACGGCGTACCTGGTGCTGTCGGGGTCGTCGTGGCAGCCGTGGCTGGCACCGACGGTGCTGGTGGGCGGGCTGATGGCAGCTGTGGCGCTGTTTTTCGCGGCGCACCTGACCCGCTGGGCGGCGTCTCTCGTGGCGGTGTTTTCGCTGGTGGTCCTGCTCGCCGGCACGAGCGCGTACACACTGGCGACGGCAGCGACGACGCACAGCGGCGCGATCCCGTCGGCGGGGCCGTCTTCGGGCTTCGGCGGCCGTTTCGGCGGCCCGGGTGGTCCTGGCGGCTTCGGCGGCGGTCGTGGCGGCGGCCCTGGTTCCCTGCTTTCGACGACACTGCCGGGCACCTCGCTGACGGCGTTACTCCAGAAGGACGCGTCGCATTACCGGTGGACGGCAGCCACGGTGCTCTCGAACGCGGCAGCCGGCTACCAGCTGGCCGGCGGGGCACCGGTGATGGCTGTGGGCGGGTTCAACGGGACGGATCCGTATCCGACGCTGGAGCAGTTCCAGCAGTACGTGGCGAGCGGCCAGATCCACTATTTCCTCGGCGATGGCCTGGCGATGCAGGGCAACAGCGGTTCGGACGCGGCCCAGCAGATCGCCGAATGGGTGGCTTCGCACTTCCAGTCGTCCACCGTCGACGGTGTAACGGTTTACGACCTCACCGCGACCGTGTGA
- a CDS encoding sensor histidine kinase gives MAAPTVPPRPRRGRLSLRTKLTGSMVVLLTVVCLIVGVVSEFALDLFLTRQIDQQLSAAANRSLVFASNVRPPDGGPPPESLGQHPLGQNVGTVSGTFSGQLLVHDDSISEHGGRLHLSAAQQAVMLSVPADGKPHTMSFDDLGEYRLMALPVTGTSDVVVTGLPMKPVTDTLLTVGLILFGVAAAGVLGAALLGAFAVRRTLRPLERVAATAGRVTELPLDRGQVALSIRVPEADTDPRTEVGQVGSALNLMLGHVAQALEARHDSEIRVRQFVGDASHELRTPLAAIRGYAELAVRGSALVPPDVAHSMGRIQSEAVRMTALVEDLLLLARLDAGRPLDVREVDLTRLVADAVGDARVAGREHRWLLELPPEPVLVLGDVQRLHQVLANLLVNARTHAPPGTTVVTALARSADGNGVLTVTDNGPGIPPDLLPDVFERFARGDSSRSRTAGSTGLGLAIASAVVVAHHGTIEVHSRPGRTEFAVRLPVAVPAQRVHSIGTTRPQLETGS, from the coding sequence ATGGCCGCGCCGACCGTCCCGCCACGCCCCCGCCGGGGGCGGCTTTCGCTGCGCACGAAACTGACCGGCTCGATGGTCGTGCTGCTCACCGTGGTGTGCCTGATCGTCGGGGTGGTCAGCGAGTTCGCGCTCGACCTGTTCCTGACCCGCCAGATCGACCAGCAGCTCTCAGCCGCGGCGAACCGCTCACTGGTCTTCGCGAGCAACGTCCGGCCGCCGGACGGCGGTCCGCCGCCGGAAAGCCTGGGCCAGCACCCGCTCGGGCAGAACGTCGGCACGGTGAGCGGCACCTTCTCGGGGCAGCTGCTCGTCCACGACGACAGCATTTCCGAACACGGCGGACGGCTGCACCTCAGCGCGGCCCAGCAGGCCGTCATGCTCTCGGTGCCCGCCGACGGCAAGCCGCACACGATGTCGTTCGACGACCTCGGCGAGTACCGGTTGATGGCGCTGCCGGTCACCGGGACGTCCGACGTCGTGGTCACCGGCCTGCCGATGAAGCCGGTCACCGACACGCTGCTCACGGTCGGGCTGATCCTGTTCGGCGTGGCCGCCGCGGGCGTGCTCGGCGCGGCCCTCCTCGGCGCGTTCGCGGTCCGCCGCACGCTGCGCCCGCTCGAGCGCGTCGCGGCGACCGCCGGGCGCGTCACCGAGCTGCCGCTCGACCGCGGCCAGGTGGCGCTGTCCATCCGCGTCCCCGAAGCCGACACCGACCCGCGGACGGAGGTCGGCCAGGTCGGCTCGGCCTTGAACCTGATGCTCGGCCACGTCGCGCAGGCCCTCGAAGCACGCCACGACAGCGAAATCCGCGTCCGGCAGTTCGTCGGGGACGCCAGTCACGAGCTGCGCACGCCGCTGGCCGCGATCCGCGGGTACGCCGAGCTGGCCGTCCGCGGCAGCGCGCTGGTGCCGCCGGACGTCGCGCACTCGATGGGCCGGATCCAGTCCGAGGCCGTCCGGATGACCGCGCTCGTCGAAGACCTCCTGCTGCTCGCGCGGCTCGACGCGGGCCGCCCCCTCGACGTGCGCGAGGTCGACCTCACCCGGCTGGTCGCCGACGCCGTCGGCGACGCCCGGGTCGCCGGGCGCGAGCACCGGTGGCTGCTCGAGCTGCCCCCGGAGCCGGTACTCGTGCTCGGCGACGTCCAGCGCCTGCACCAGGTGCTGGCGAACCTGCTGGTGAACGCCCGCACGCACGCCCCGCCCGGCACCACGGTGGTGACCGCGCTGGCGCGCTCGGCCGACGGCAACGGCGTGCTCACGGTGACCGACAACGGCCCCGGCATCCCGCCGGACCTGCTGCCGGACGTCTTCGAGCGGTTCGCCCGCGGCGACTCCTCGCGCTCCCGCACCGCCGGCAGCACCGGGCTGGGGCTGGCGATCGCGTCCGCCGTCGTCGTCGCCCACCACGGCACGATCGAGGTGCACAGCCGTCCCGGCCGGACGGAGTTCGCGGTGCGCCTCCCCGTGGCCGTCCCCGCACAGCGCGTGCACAGCATCGGCACAACCCGGCCCCAGCTGGAAACCGGAAGCTGA